In Microcoleus sp. FACHB-672, one DNA window encodes the following:
- a CDS encoding ATP-binding cassette domain-containing protein has product MPKNNEIAVEFREVSYTVNHRQLVSDLNFTVRQGETLVLLGRSGSGKTTTMKLINHLLIPTSGEVLVQGKPTTQWNPIQLRRRIGYVIQEIGLFPHFTVEKNVGLVPALEGWKPKQIKTRVYELLHLVGLDPEDFANRYPHQLSGGQRQRVGVARALAADPPVMLMDEPFGALDPITRLEIQKEFGRLQKELGKIVIFVTHDIEEAFILATRIGLMEEGRMVVLGTPAEFLRSQDPEACAFMACLKSLEPTQDGQ; this is encoded by the coding sequence ATGCCAAAAAATAACGAAATTGCTGTTGAATTCCGGGAGGTGAGTTATACCGTTAACCACCGGCAACTGGTGTCAGATTTAAATTTCACCGTCCGCCAGGGAGAAACGCTGGTGCTTTTGGGACGCAGCGGCAGCGGCAAAACCACGACAATGAAACTGATCAATCACCTGCTGATACCTACAAGTGGTGAAGTTTTGGTGCAAGGTAAACCCACAACTCAATGGAACCCAATTCAACTGCGCCGGCGCATCGGTTATGTGATTCAAGAAATCGGCTTATTTCCCCATTTCACAGTTGAGAAAAATGTCGGTTTAGTGCCGGCTTTGGAAGGTTGGAAACCCAAGCAAATCAAAACACGAGTTTATGAATTATTGCATCTAGTTGGCTTAGATCCAGAGGACTTTGCAAACCGATATCCGCATCAACTTTCAGGAGGTCAGCGTCAGCGGGTTGGAGTGGCAAGAGCACTCGCTGCTGATCCGCCAGTGATGTTGATGGATGAACCTTTTGGCGCACTCGATCCGATTACACGATTGGAAATTCAAAAAGAGTTTGGCCGGCTGCAAAAAGAATTAGGAAAGATAGTCATTTTTGTGACTCACGACATTGAAGAAGCATTCATTTTAGCCACCCGCATTGGTTTAATGGAGGAAGGGCGAATGGTGGTGTTAGGGACGCCGGCAGAATTTTTGCGCTCACAAGATCCTGAAGCCTGCGCTTTTATGGCTTGTCTGAAATCACTTGAACCAACGCAGGATGGGCAATGA
- a CDS encoding MFS transporter — protein sequence MLTRQGLILSMRSHLSVPLWFFAFVPYKLGEGLLITLLPLFIVQVAGGSVADVGNIHSIISLAGVVAFIFWGNLSDMMKRRRPFLTIGFLGFAVFTCLIALEQNVSHILLWSFLVGFLMAAVTPVASALVLDSVPDDERAQSFSRFYEISGWSFVAGVVLGAIWLAFMPKYWGIAGAMRSLLLFAGGFASLSLILCLYWVKEPKNAQPRRHFQPQLRGRLGVGVIEERAKVYSARMIYFILHPGILRQAPQLLESPLILYYFCCIAFFFAIQIVFVPFPIFLTDILKATNTQVLLITVSKAIVETFFYIPAGRFIKHRNGITLQAVATGSRVIIFLIFATVALMQPTPASLIIVGVTHLLTGITWAAINLSSMTTIANLTPKGQEGTALGVYNAMIGISTVVGSLVSGWLAKTFGYGICFVTGAVLVGGIAVCLWSLRTTLPTKPQPA from the coding sequence ATGTTAACAAGACAAGGATTGATACTTTCCATGCGCTCGCATCTATCGGTTCCACTTTGGTTTTTTGCTTTCGTTCCCTACAAGTTAGGCGAAGGTTTGCTCATCACCTTATTGCCTTTATTCATCGTGCAGGTTGCCGGCGGGAGTGTCGCTGATGTCGGAAACATTCACTCCATTATCTCCCTTGCCGGCGTCGTGGCTTTCATCTTTTGGGGCAACCTTTCTGACATGATGAAACGCCGCCGCCCCTTTTTAACCATTGGGTTTCTTGGCTTTGCCGTTTTTACCTGCCTCATCGCTTTAGAGCAAAACGTCTCACACATTCTGCTATGGAGTTTTCTCGTCGGTTTTTTGATGGCGGCCGTCACACCTGTTGCTTCAGCTTTAGTATTAGATAGTGTGCCAGATGATGAGAGGGCACAATCTTTCAGCCGCTTCTATGAAATTAGCGGTTGGAGTTTTGTCGCCGGGGTTGTACTCGGTGCAATTTGGCTGGCATTCATGCCTAAATATTGGGGTATTGCCGGCGCAATGCGGAGTTTATTGCTATTCGCCGGCGGCTTTGCTTCCCTTAGTTTAATTTTATGCCTGTACTGGGTGAAAGAACCGAAAAATGCCCAGCCCCGCCGGCACTTTCAACCCCAACTACGCGGACGTCTCGGAGTCGGCGTCATTGAAGAAAGGGCGAAGGTTTACTCGGCTCGAATGATTTATTTTATCCTGCATCCAGGAATTTTGCGCCAAGCTCCGCAATTGCTAGAGAGTCCTTTAATCCTTTACTATTTCTGTTGCATTGCCTTTTTCTTCGCCATCCAAATCGTCTTCGTTCCCTTCCCGATTTTTCTCACGGACATATTAAAGGCAACCAATACCCAGGTACTTTTAATCACCGTTAGTAAAGCCATCGTGGAAACATTTTTCTACATTCCCGCCGGCAGATTTATAAAACACCGAAATGGTATAACGCTGCAAGCGGTAGCGACAGGTTCGCGGGTTATCATTTTTCTCATTTTTGCCACAGTCGCGTTGATGCAACCGACGCCGGCAAGCTTGATCATTGTTGGGGTAACTCACCTGCTAACCGGCATTACTTGGGCAGCAATCAACTTATCTAGCATGACAACCATTGCCAACCTCACTCCCAAAGGTCAAGAAGGCACAGCGCTTGGCGTGTATAACGCAATGATTGGTATTTCTACCGTTGTTGGTAGTTTGGTAAGTGGCTGGCTGGCTAAAACCTTTGGCTATGGCATCTGTTTTGTGACGGGTGCAGTCTTGGTTGGCGGGATCGCAGTGTGTTTATGGAGTCTACGAACGACGCTTCCAACAAAGCCACAACCGGCGTAG
- a CDS encoding DEAD/DEAH box helicase family protein codes for MARTSTITFDRGTLILHPPPRGKAWVEFATWDDRVEKFRIPAIDYRPLIEALQAEGTQINDEAKAFEPLELNASMEMEPYAHQSEALLAWKQAGRCGVVVLPTAAGKTYLAQLAMQATPRSTLVVVPTLDLMHQWYAHLEAAFPDVEVGLLGGGSRDRTPILVATYDSAAIHAETLGNRYALIVFDECHHLPTDFNRVIAEYAIAPYRLGLTATPERTDGKHSDLNTLIGPEIYRKTAEELAGGALANHEIVQIKVKLSKQEREHYTELIKTRNEFLRESNISLGSIKGWQLFVQASCRSPAGRRAMLAHRQAKDIALGTGGKLRILADLLAQHHPERTLIFTADNATVYRISQEFLIPALTHQTPVKERHEILTRFKAGEYKALVASHVLNEGVDVPDAKVAILLSGTGSQREYIQRLGRVLRRGTDRDKVAVLYEVIAEDTAEEGTSQRRRGENKYEPHKPEEPRKKENKKDGKKYRQLEILPSPKTDPSTSPEAPTPLYGASKGVSKRAAELKEKWGEEAEEQDNEGTEE; via the coding sequence ATGGCGCGTACATCTACCATTACATTTGATCGCGGCACACTCATTTTGCACCCACCCCCAAGAGGTAAAGCGTGGGTGGAATTTGCAACGTGGGACGATCGGGTTGAGAAATTTCGCATCCCCGCCATCGACTACCGCCCTCTCATCGAAGCGCTGCAAGCCGAAGGCACTCAAATCAACGACGAAGCCAAGGCATTTGAACCGCTGGAACTCAATGCCAGCATGGAAATGGAACCCTACGCCCACCAGAGTGAGGCGTTGCTGGCGTGGAAGCAGGCGGGACGTTGCGGCGTGGTGGTATTGCCGACGGCTGCCGGTAAAACTTATTTGGCGCAACTGGCAATGCAAGCTACCCCCCGCAGCACCCTGGTTGTGGTTCCCACACTGGATTTGATGCACCAGTGGTATGCCCATTTAGAGGCAGCTTTCCCAGATGTGGAAGTGGGATTGCTGGGGGGAGGTTCACGCGATCGCACCCCGATTCTGGTTGCAACTTACGACAGCGCCGCCATTCATGCAGAAACTTTGGGCAACCGTTACGCCCTGATTGTGTTTGATGAGTGCCATCACTTGCCCACCGACTTCAACCGCGTGATAGCAGAGTATGCGATCGCCCCCTATCGGCTGGGATTGACTGCAACCCCAGAACGCACAGATGGTAAGCATTCCGATTTAAATACTTTAATCGGCCCAGAAATTTATCGCAAGACGGCAGAAGAACTTGCCGGCGGCGCACTTGCTAACCATGAAATTGTGCAGATTAAAGTTAAACTTTCTAAGCAAGAGCGCGAGCATTACACCGAACTAATTAAAACCCGCAACGAATTTTTACGCGAATCAAATATTTCCCTCGGCAGTATCAAAGGTTGGCAGCTATTTGTGCAAGCCAGTTGCAGATCGCCGGCAGGAAGACGCGCCATGTTAGCCCACCGGCAAGCCAAGGATATCGCTCTCGGAACTGGCGGAAAATTGCGAATCTTGGCAGATTTATTAGCCCAGCATCATCCGGAACGCACCCTTATTTTTACCGCAGATAATGCTACTGTTTATCGCATTTCTCAGGAGTTTTTAATTCCCGCCCTCACCCATCAAACACCCGTTAAAGAACGCCATGAAATTCTCACCCGATTTAAAGCCGGTGAATATAAAGCGTTAGTAGCATCTCATGTTTTGAATGAAGGGGTTGATGTGCCAGATGCTAAAGTTGCCATCTTGCTATCGGGAACAGGTTCTCAGCGCGAGTATATTCAGCGTTTAGGGCGAGTTTTGCGAAGAGGAACAGATCGGGATAAAGTCGCAGTTTTATATGAAGTCATAGCGGAAGATACGGCAGAGGAAGGAACCTCTCAGCGCCGCCGAGGAGAGAATAAATATGAACCGCACAAACCTGAAGAACCTCGGAAAAAAGAGAATAAAAAGGATGGGAAAAAATACCGGCAGTTAGAAATTTTGCCTTCCCCTAAAACTGATCCTTCTACCTCTCCTGAAGCGCCAACGCCTCTATATGGCGCTTCTAAGGGGGTTTCTAAGCGTGCGGCTGAGTTGAAGGAAAAATGGGGTGAGGAAGCAGAGGAGCAGGATAACGAGGGGACAGAGGAGTAA
- a CDS encoding tetratricopeptide repeat protein, translating into MKKLWLLVGVSCLGSLFFVGNFSQAFQTSRVESSASIKLAQAQVSSECQADKNQKASGRVRQLLEQFQQQTYIEQTEKAEETLLQAFTSLQNLTDEQIKASFLEEIVAGSNNQPGVLSQILERYEQTGQKEKAQTLLSPALQLTQSLSASSSLVKTNALSSLAGFYAKLGQKSQAAELISQALQSEKTIQGAESKVKALTAIAKAYVAVNEFDKATQILSQALQFSQSVEYADSNQKAWVLEPIALSYAQAGNYTKAIEVAEQITDAEYYQGTALAGIANQYAQQGKLRQATQLATTIKMVQVQAKALTDIATTSVKNGNKDGGFEIFSQALKVAQTEPQPYNKAALVSEIVIQYAQAGEPDAAFTGVQAISEPQIKARTLGYIALQYAKMGQSEKAAQVANQAFNSVAEIKDARQKLDVSGEMLRNYTKAGFYNYAIQAGEKLGEVFKQAGNSLDLADGMLQSENLRKLSLQAIEAGNYDIALQAAQMIPNSIGYPLKNPTLYQVALAYAKTGQLDKAEQIARNMGNYSPFSQFQILAATALQAQNSALLSQTLQEAKAIADPEKKTYALAAIALETAKFGQKTTDSEIIAEALETAQTVDENTNLLTEISYQLIQAEKYEMALPFVKAIKIEDYKNNKLQEIAQAAIQSEQYSAAISSANALVNNPQAHARILLLLADKHIEAGQTDRVDEILSKTIEVTRTIAGPESQIMNVTESIQVDDEYDRASLYETIAIKYAEAKQYDRALQVTQNIQNVADRDLAQKRLACFR; encoded by the coding sequence ATGAAAAAGCTTTGGTTGCTGGTGGGTGTTAGTTGTTTGGGAAGTTTGTTTTTCGTGGGTAATTTCAGTCAAGCTTTTCAAACTTCTAGAGTTGAGAGTTCAGCGAGTATCAAGCTAGCTCAAGCCCAAGTAAGTAGCGAGTGTCAAGCAGATAAAAATCAAAAAGCTTCGGGACGAGTTCGACAGTTGCTGGAGCAATTTCAGCAGCAGACTTATATAGAGCAGACAGAGAAAGCAGAGGAAACGCTTCTTCAAGCCTTTACAAGCCTCCAAAACTTAACAGACGAGCAAATTAAAGCTAGTTTCCTTGAAGAAATTGTTGCCGGCTCTAACAATCAACCGGGCGTCTTAAGTCAAATACTTGAGCGATACGAGCAAACTGGACAAAAAGAAAAAGCGCAAACGCTCTTATCACCGGCACTGCAATTAACCCAAAGTTTGAGCGCCAGCTCTAGCTTGGTAAAAACAAATGCTTTGAGTTCCCTTGCTGGCTTCTACGCAAAACTTGGACAGAAATCCCAAGCTGCTGAACTAATTTCTCAAGCACTGCAAAGCGAAAAAACAATTCAGGGCGCTGAGTCTAAAGTCAAAGCACTCACGGCAATTGCTAAAGCCTATGTGGCTGTTAATGAGTTCGATAAAGCTACACAAATTCTTTCTCAAGCATTGCAATTCTCGCAATCAGTTGAGTATGCTGATAGCAATCAAAAAGCGTGGGTTTTAGAGCCAATTGCCCTTTCTTACGCCCAAGCCGGCAATTATACAAAAGCGATTGAAGTTGCCGAACAAATAACCGATGCTGAATATTACCAAGGAACTGCTTTAGCCGGCATCGCTAATCAGTATGCCCAACAGGGAAAATTAAGGCAAGCCACCCAACTAGCTACAACCATCAAAATGGTTCAAGTACAGGCAAAAGCTTTAACTGATATTGCCACAACTTCTGTTAAAAACGGTAACAAAGATGGGGGATTTGAAATTTTTTCCCAAGCGCTGAAAGTGGCTCAAACTGAACCCCAGCCATACAACAAGGCAGCCTTAGTTTCAGAGATTGTGATTCAATACGCACAAGCCGGCGAACCTGATGCGGCTTTTACAGGAGTTCAAGCCATTAGCGAACCCCAAATTAAAGCGAGAACATTGGGTTATATTGCCCTTCAATACGCGAAAATGGGGCAATCGGAAAAAGCCGCCCAAGTTGCAAATCAAGCATTTAATTCAGTCGCAGAAATTAAAGATGCCCGTCAAAAACTGGATGTTAGTGGGGAGATGCTTCGCAACTACACTAAAGCCGGTTTTTACAATTATGCGATTCAAGCCGGCGAAAAACTAGGGGAGGTCTTTAAACAAGCCGGAAATTCCCTAGATTTGGCAGATGGTATGCTGCAATCAGAGAATTTGCGAAAACTTTCCCTGCAAGCGATAGAAGCTGGAAATTATGATATTGCTTTGCAAGCTGCTCAAATGATTCCTAATTCCATTGGCTATCCATTAAAAAATCCGACTTTGTATCAAGTTGCCCTCGCCTATGCCAAAACCGGCCAGCTAGACAAAGCGGAGCAAATTGCTCGCAATATGGGAAATTACTCGCCTTTCTCTCAATTCCAAATTTTGGCAGCAACTGCCCTTCAGGCTCAAAACTCTGCGCTACTTTCTCAAACGCTTCAAGAGGCGAAGGCCATTGCAGATCCTGAGAAAAAAACTTATGCTCTCGCGGCAATTGCTTTGGAAACCGCAAAATTTGGACAGAAAACAACTGATAGTGAAATTATTGCAGAAGCGCTAGAAACCGCGCAAACAGTGGATGAGAATACGAATCTTTTGACCGAAATTTCTTACCAATTGATTCAAGCTGAAAAATACGAAATGGCCTTGCCTTTTGTGAAAGCGATCAAGATTGAGGATTACAAAAACAACAAGTTGCAAGAGATAGCCCAAGCTGCGATTCAATCTGAACAGTACAGTGCTGCCATTTCCTCGGCAAACGCGCTCGTCAATAATCCTCAAGCGCACGCCCGAATCCTGCTTTTACTGGCCGATAAACATATCGAAGCCGGCCAAACAGATCGAGTTGATGAAATCCTATCTAAAACCATTGAAGTCACGCGGACAATTGCCGGCCCGGAATCTCAAATAATGAATGTCACAGAGAGTATTCAAGTCGATGATGAGTATGACAGAGCCAGCCTCTATGAAACAATAGCCATTAAATATGCTGAAGCAAAGCAATATGACCGAGCTTTACAAGTCACGCAAAATATTCAGAACGTCGCTGATCGGGATTTAGCACAGAAACGTCTTGCCTGTTTCCGCTAG
- a CDS encoding alkaline phosphatase PhoX, translated as MHLSRRKFFTLAGASAAGALMMSPLEALYARKANGQSVFGGGYGPLVADPNGLLDLPRGFQYRAFSRTGEIMSDGSPVPGGHDGMAAFAGSNNTVILVRNHELSPNSTTQVVGSNPYDPLCKGGTTTLEVGPNRQLIKHYASLTGTYRNCAGGPTPWGSWITCEENVSTPATNRPGNATNVSKSHGYNFEVPAKATTPVNPVPLVAMGRFNHEAVAIDPTTGIVYETEDQRDSLFYRFIPSQGNNLSAGGTLQALKIKNMPQAKTFAGFPQRQPMPVEWVTIDNPDPATDTVRVEGFGKGAAQFARGEGIWYGNREVYFCCTNGGSVDVSGRPNGFGQVWRYLPDQDAIELFVEAQSVDELDGPDNIVVAPHGDLIICEDGDDEQFLVGVTPKGQLYRLAKNAINDQELAGACFSPDGQTLFVNIQTPGTTFAIWGPWKSQRGA; from the coding sequence ATGCATCTATCACGACGAAAGTTTTTTACCTTGGCAGGAGCGAGTGCTGCCGGCGCTTTAATGATGTCTCCTCTAGAAGCGCTTTATGCGAGAAAAGCGAATGGTCAATCAGTATTTGGGGGAGGGTATGGCCCTCTCGTAGCCGATCCGAATGGATTGTTAGATTTACCTCGTGGGTTTCAGTATCGGGCTTTTTCACGGACGGGCGAGATCATGAGCGACGGTTCCCCCGTGCCTGGTGGTCACGATGGCATGGCAGCTTTCGCAGGTTCCAATAACACGGTGATTCTGGTTCGCAATCACGAACTGAGTCCGAATTCTACAACCCAAGTTGTGGGTTCAAATCCTTACGATCCTCTTTGCAAAGGAGGAACAACCACACTAGAGGTTGGACCCAATCGTCAGCTCATCAAGCACTATGCTTCGCTTACCGGCACCTATCGAAATTGTGCCGGCGGTCCGACTCCCTGGGGTTCTTGGATTACTTGCGAGGAGAATGTCTCGACTCCGGCGACTAATCGACCTGGCAATGCGACAAATGTCTCGAAATCTCACGGCTACAACTTTGAAGTGCCGGCTAAAGCAACAACTCCGGTGAATCCCGTACCGTTAGTTGCGATGGGCCGGTTTAACCATGAAGCGGTTGCGATCGACCCGACAACGGGAATTGTCTACGAGACTGAAGACCAAAGAGATAGCCTCTTCTATCGCTTTATCCCATCTCAAGGGAACAATTTAAGCGCAGGGGGCACTCTGCAAGCGCTGAAGATCAAGAATATGCCTCAGGCAAAGACTTTTGCCGGCTTTCCCCAGCGCCAACCGATGCCGGTGGAATGGGTGACCATTGACAATCCTGACCCGGCTACGGATACGGTACGGGTCGAAGGTTTCGGTAAAGGTGCTGCCCAGTTTGCTCGTGGGGAAGGCATCTGGTACGGCAATCGTGAAGTTTATTTCTGTTGTACGAACGGTGGCTCTGTTGACGTCAGTGGCAGACCGAACGGATTTGGTCAGGTTTGGCGCTATCTTCCCGATCAAGATGCGATCGAATTGTTTGTTGAGGCTCAATCGGTTGACGAACTCGATGGTCCTGACAACATTGTTGTGGCACCTCATGGTGATCTGATCATTTGCGAAGATGGCGATGATGAGCAGTTCTTGGTGGGCGTAACTCCCAAGGGGCAACTGTATCGTCTGGCAAAAAATGCGATCAACGATCAAGAATTGGCAGGAGCGTGCTTCTCGCCGGATGGTCAAACTTTGTTCGTTAATATCCAAACCCCAGGCACCACATTTGCCATCTGGGGTCCTTGGAAGTCTCAACGAGGAGCATAA
- a CDS encoding ABC transporter permease, with protein MNTDFFLFKYGAEILTRTGEHLFLVGISIAIATLAGIPLGILITRKPGFIKPILGFANVMQTVPSLALFGFLISVPLLGGIGNNPAIVALILYSLLPIIRNTYTGIIGVDPAVREAGRGMGMTDWQLLYQVEIPLALGVILAGVRVATVIAIGIATIAPAIGAGGLGVFIFRGISVVNNQLILAGAIPAAALALLVDFAIGWFEKQLIIKK; from the coding sequence ATGAATACTGACTTTTTTCTATTTAAATATGGCGCAGAAATTCTAACACGCACCGGCGAACACTTATTTCTCGTCGGCATTTCCATTGCCATTGCTACTTTGGCCGGCATTCCGTTGGGAATTTTAATCACCCGCAAGCCAGGATTTATTAAGCCGATTTTGGGTTTTGCCAATGTTATGCAAACGGTTCCGAGTTTGGCACTTTTTGGCTTTTTGATTTCTGTGCCCTTGCTGGGGGGAATTGGTAATAATCCGGCAATTGTCGCGCTTATCTTATACTCGCTACTGCCGATTATCCGCAATACCTATACCGGCATTATCGGGGTAGATCCTGCGGTTCGAGAAGCCGGTCGCGGGATGGGAATGACAGATTGGCAACTGCTTTATCAAGTCGAAATTCCCTTGGCATTGGGGGTTATTTTGGCAGGTGTGCGAGTGGCCACTGTGATTGCAATTGGCATTGCAACCATCGCACCAGCAATTGGTGCCGGCGGCTTGGGGGTGTTTATTTTTCGGGGTATTTCTGTCGTCAACAACCAGCTAATTCTTGCGGGGGCAATTCCGGCAGCCGCGCTGGCATTACTTGTAGATTTTGCCATCGGTTGGTTTGAAAAACAATTAATAATTAAAAAGTGA
- a CDS encoding cytochrome b N-terminal domain-containing protein produces the protein MIDVSWEFRLRRLATILSVAILTLALMAAITGGLLAFYYQPSAGGAYNSLETITNEVPYGWLIRSVHNIAGNGLVGLGLIQIVVMFLGEKFRRSWIAGWISNILLVLTAIGLGWTAMLLDWSQEGFWRFRIEVATIEAIPLIGPQLVAILTGGSGVSTVTVQHLYALHSYVLPLGAIALATVHLVSLLMLQQQERREKQNELLEANS, from the coding sequence ATGATCGATGTAAGCTGGGAGTTTAGGCTACGGCGACTGGCAACAATATTGTCTGTCGCAATTTTGACACTAGCGCTAATGGCGGCAATTACGGGCGGGCTTTTAGCGTTTTATTATCAACCGAGTGCCGGTGGTGCTTATAATTCGCTGGAAACGATTACCAATGAAGTTCCGTATGGTTGGCTAATTCGGAGTGTGCATAATATTGCCGGGAATGGATTAGTTGGGCTGGGATTAATTCAAATTGTGGTGATGTTTCTGGGTGAGAAGTTTCGCCGCAGTTGGATTGCCGGTTGGATTAGCAATATTTTGCTCGTTTTGACGGCAATTGGTTTAGGTTGGACGGCAATGCTTTTAGATTGGAGTCAGGAAGGTTTCTGGCGTTTCCGCATTGAGGTGGCAACGATTGAAGCAATTCCTTTAATAGGGCCACAATTAGTTGCCATTTTAACGGGTGGTAGCGGGGTGAGTACGGTGACGGTGCAACATTTATATGCGCTACACAGTTACGTCTTGCCATTGGGTGCCATCGCTTTGGCAACGGTGCATTTAGTTAGTCTATTGATGTTGCAGCAACAGGAAAGAAGGGAGAAGCAAAACGAACTGCTTGAGGCAAATAGTTAG
- a CDS encoding Uma2 family endonuclease has product MSAVTQKPVHQLSITWPLLPDDFILPDDPVENTDQPLIAAALSQPLSFLPELSQEALIVSNFALCAAIDERMICKAPDWMYVKPVQPWQSSKPRRSYTPHTQGTIPQVVMEFLSATYGEEYSVEFTESVGKWFFYEQVIQVPIYVIFRPDTGRIEVYALESGRYITQKPNESGRYWIPGLELFLGVWEGSHELRTGHWLRWWDTQGNLLLWSEERTEQERQQKQLAQQQLEQTQTLLEQERLRAQVLEERLRSLGINPDQL; this is encoded by the coding sequence ATGTCTGCCGTCACTCAAAAACCCGTCCACCAACTATCAATTACCTGGCCCTTACTGCCCGATGATTTTATCCTGCCTGACGATCCTGTGGAAAATACAGACCAGCCCTTAATTGCAGCCGCACTGAGTCAGCCTTTGAGCTTCTTGCCTGAGTTATCGCAAGAAGCGCTAATCGTGTCTAATTTTGCCTTGTGTGCGGCGATAGATGAGCGAATGATCTGCAAAGCGCCCGACTGGATGTATGTAAAGCCGGTGCAGCCGTGGCAGTCAAGCAAACCCCGTCGCAGCTACACACCGCATACACAAGGGACGATCCCGCAAGTCGTGATGGAATTTCTATCAGCAACTTACGGTGAAGAATATTCTGTTGAGTTTACAGAAAGTGTGGGTAAATGGTTCTTTTATGAACAGGTTATTCAAGTTCCTATCTATGTGATTTTTCGACCAGATACAGGTCGTATTGAGGTTTATGCTCTAGAATCTGGACGCTATATAACCCAAAAACCGAATGAGTCTGGGCGTTATTGGATTCCGGGTTTAGAGTTATTTTTAGGAGTTTGGGAAGGCAGCCACGAACTGAGAACCGGCCATTGGTTGCGATGGTGGGATACTCAAGGAAATCTGCTGTTATGGTCAGAAGAAAGAACTGAACAGGAACGGCAACAGAAGCAGTTAGCGCAGCAGCAACTTGAGCAGACGCAAACGTTATTAGAACAGGAACGGCTTAGGGCACAAGTATTGGAAGAAAGGTTGCGTTCGCTCGGGATTAATCCAGATCAGTTATGA
- a CDS encoding type II toxin-antitoxin system VapC family toxin produces MMEDNAIFLDTNILVYANVEESPFHEVALQAIQHLYDAGSELWISRQVLREYLATLTRPQQFTNVHPIEVLIEDVRLFQTQFHVAEDNEEVTERLLMLMQEIPVGGRQVHDANIVATMLVYGIRQLLTHNVADFNRFSKLIAVVPLVSNEA; encoded by the coding sequence ATGATGGAAGATAACGCTATATTTCTCGACACCAATATTCTAGTGTACGCGAATGTTGAAGAGTCTCCGTTTCACGAAGTTGCGCTACAGGCGATTCAACACCTTTATGATGCTGGCAGCGAGTTATGGATCAGCCGGCAGGTATTGCGGGAATATTTAGCCACCCTGACTCGTCCTCAGCAATTTACTAATGTCCATCCTATTGAGGTATTGATTGAGGATGTTCGCCTTTTTCAAACTCAATTTCACGTGGCTGAAGATAATGAAGAGGTAACGGAACGGCTTTTAATGCTGATGCAGGAAATACCCGTCGGTGGCCGGCAAGTGCACGATGCGAATATTGTTGCCACGATGTTAGTTTATGGAATTCGTCAATTACTCACGCACAATGTTGCAGATTTTAACCGTTTTTCCAAATTAATTGCCGTAGTGCCACTTGTGTCAAATGAGGCTTAA